In one uncultured Methanoregula sp. genomic region, the following are encoded:
- a CDS encoding PD-(D/E)XK motif protein translates to MTTEEFDSIWKVLEDSCTNKHDNGIIIRRISPDISHDIFLGCEKPANRRMFLIRIEKQNYTNFTKLPQFRGFDLSPVTFQDDRPDSLTIGFILNDPAFMDVFSTLCEDIYHTADKEKNQKQMIRNVIERLLIWNQFLDIFGYQGLSPECQRGLYGELRFLRDVLFSRIGIEKAIHAWKGPSMGNQDFQISGTGVEVKTSIAKQHQKIHVASEQQLDDTGLNVLYIYYLSLREVNESGETLPGVIDQIRKQITSANGPIHQFEIQLFNTGYIDKQRTKYETCGYFDRDIHIFLVKNQFPRIIENDLKNGVGDVHYSIDLSSCMPFEVSDKDFYQILEGM, encoded by the coding sequence TTGACAACTGAAGAATTTGATTCCATCTGGAAGGTTCTGGAGGATTCATGCACAAATAAACATGATAATGGGATAATTATCCGCAGGATCTCTCCTGATATATCTCATGACATTTTTCTTGGTTGTGAAAAACCTGCAAATCGTCGGATGTTTCTCATACGGATTGAAAAGCAGAATTATACAAATTTCACGAAATTGCCTCAATTCCGTGGTTTTGATCTTTCCCCTGTTACTTTTCAAGATGATAGGCCCGATTCTTTAACTATAGGATTTATTCTAAATGATCCTGCATTCATGGACGTATTTTCAACACTTTGTGAAGATATTTATCATACTGCAGACAAGGAAAAAAATCAAAAACAGATGATCAGGAATGTTATAGAACGTTTGCTAATTTGGAATCAGTTCCTCGATATTTTTGGATATCAGGGATTGAGTCCGGAATGTCAGCGCGGTTTATACGGCGAATTAAGGTTTTTAAGAGATGTTTTGTTTAGTCGGATTGGAATTGAAAAGGCAATCCATGCGTGGAAAGGGCCATCGATGGGAAATCAGGATTTTCAAATATCCGGTACTGGTGTTGAAGTTAAAACAAGTATTGCCAAACAACATCAGAAAATCCATGTCGCCAGTGAACAGCAACTTGATGATACGGGATTAAATGTACTTTATATCTATTATCTTTCTCTTCGTGAAGTGAACGAATCAGGAGAAACACTTCCAGGAGTTATTGATCAAATACGAAAGCAGATTACTTCAGCCAATGGTCCAATTCACCAATTTGAAATACAATTATTTAATACAGGATATATCGACAAACAACGGACAAAATATGAGACCTGTGGTTACTTTGATAGGGATATCCATATTTTTCTTGTCAAAAACCAGTTTCCCAGAATTATTGAGAATGATTTGAAAAATGGAGTGGGAGATGTACATTATTCAATTGATTTATCTTCGTGTATGCCGTTCGAAGTGAGTGATAAAGATTTTTATCAGATTTTGGAAGGAATGTAA
- a CDS encoding AIPR family protein translates to MTSENDFEQFTEDFQREVIDASQDPDEESWTEVQFTEKFLNHLTEIGVIEDFILCRLQGKGFKINAYNSNLNIQNDGDKEGIFFDLFITFYTTDYSKTNVTKTEINSYIKKLKTFFSNALNKKYGKIEESNPAFDLADTIYNNRENIVGVNLYIITDGVVNLDGIPDDTEGEIRLSYHIWDLRRLFRHISSGTRPEPIEIDFIRDFGESVPCLEMPKENPEYTSYMAIMPGKMVAYLYGKYGPKLLERNIRVFLQMKGKVNKGIRETIKNEPCMFLAYNNGISTTAEKVKIEKNSQGIPCISWIRDFQIVNGGQTTAAIHFTYFKEKCDISDVLVQVKLTVLRNQSEMEIIVPKISQYANSQNKISESDFASNEEFHIEIQKMSRSVWAPAKKESQRETHWYYERARGQYLVDKDRELTQKHKQLFSDRNPINQRFTKTDLAKYENSWDQMPDTVSLGSQKNFRAYILKQKVDPLQIPDKYYFSLIIARAILFKKTDEIIKRLDFGPYKGNYVTYTVALLSKITNKQIDLEKIWKEQDLSSALQTFISQLASEVKKQITEGPSGSKNISEWCKKKECWDSVKKIKMEIPKSLKSELISEELVKKRDEWFGNPQKPVIPDIECLLEQEIQNRSEDTG, encoded by the coding sequence GTGACCAGCGAAAATGATTTTGAACAATTTACAGAGGATTTCCAGCGGGAAGTTATTGATGCATCACAGGATCCCGATGAAGAATCTTGGACGGAAGTACAATTCACAGAAAAATTCCTTAATCATCTGACTGAAATCGGTGTTATTGAAGATTTCATCTTATGCCGTCTTCAAGGAAAAGGTTTCAAAATCAATGCTTATAACAGCAATCTCAATATCCAAAACGATGGTGATAAAGAGGGAATTTTTTTTGATCTGTTTATTACATTTTACACTACCGATTATTCCAAAACCAATGTAACAAAAACAGAAATCAACTCATATATTAAAAAACTCAAAACGTTTTTTTCCAATGCACTGAATAAAAAATATGGAAAAATAGAAGAATCAAATCCGGCATTTGATCTTGCGGATACAATCTATAATAACCGGGAAAATATTGTCGGAGTCAACCTGTATATCATTACTGATGGGGTTGTAAACCTTGATGGCATTCCGGATGATACTGAAGGTGAAATTCGGTTATCGTATCACATCTGGGATTTGAGACGGTTATTCAGACATATCAGCTCCGGAACCAGACCGGAGCCAATAGAGATAGATTTTATCAGAGATTTCGGTGAATCAGTTCCATGTCTGGAAATGCCTAAGGAGAATCCTGAATATACGTCTTACATGGCAATAATGCCGGGGAAAATGGTTGCTTACTTATATGGAAAGTATGGGCCAAAACTTCTTGAAAGAAATATCCGGGTTTTTCTCCAGATGAAGGGAAAAGTGAACAAAGGAATCCGGGAAACTATCAAAAATGAGCCATGCATGTTTCTTGCGTATAATAATGGAATTTCAACAACTGCAGAAAAAGTCAAAATAGAAAAGAATAGTCAGGGCATTCCTTGCATTTCATGGATTCGGGATTTTCAGATTGTTAATGGCGGACAAACAACAGCAGCTATTCATTTCACCTATTTTAAAGAAAAATGTGATATTTCAGATGTCCTCGTTCAGGTAAAATTAACCGTTTTAAGAAACCAGAGCGAAATGGAAATAATCGTACCAAAAATATCTCAATATGCAAACAGTCAGAACAAGATTTCGGAATCTGATTTTGCATCCAATGAAGAATTCCATATCGAAATACAAAAAATGTCCCGGTCTGTCTGGGCACCTGCAAAGAAGGAAAGTCAACGGGAAACGCACTGGTATTATGAACGTGCGAGAGGGCAGTATCTAGTAGATAAAGACCGTGAACTGACTCAAAAACATAAACAGTTATTTTCAGACCGGAATCCGATAAATCAGAGATTTACAAAAACTGATTTGGCAAAATATGAAAATTCCTGGGATCAGATGCCTGATACCGTTAGTCTCGGCAGCCAGAAAAACTTCCGGGCATATATATTAAAACAAAAAGTGGATCCGCTTCAAATCCCGGACAAATATTACTTCTCACTTATTATTGCTAGAGCAATTCTGTTTAAGAAAACGGATGAGATCATAAAGAGACTGGACTTTGGACCATACAAAGGAAATTATGTGACCTATACTGTCGCTTTGCTCTCGAAAATTACAAATAAACAGATCGATCTTGAGAAAATATGGAAGGAACAAGATCTATCTTCGGCCCTTCAGACATTTATTAGTCAACTGGCATCTGAAGTCAAAAAACAGATTACGGAGGGTCCATCAGGATCTAAAAATATTTCCGAATGGTGTAAGAAGAAAGAATGCTGGGACTCTGTCAAGAAAATTAAAATGGAAATACCAAAATCATTGAAATCGGAACTTATTAGTGAAGAATTGGTGAAAAAACGTGATGAATGGTTTGGGAACCCTCAAAAACCGGTTATTCCCGATATTGAATGTCTTCTTGAACAAGAGATACAGAATCGATCTGAAGATACCGGATAA
- a CDS encoding very short patch repair endonuclease: MVDVLTPDQRAYNMSRIRGKNTGPEIKFRKLLWSAGIKGYRIHYSLLGKPDIVFIKKKIVIFIDGCFWHKCPVCFKEPETRTEFWMKKIQSNIDRDKKINAQLEKDGWTVIRVWEHEIKKNSSAVIKSIKEKMEESQ; the protein is encoded by the coding sequence ATGGTTGATGTTCTCACTCCGGATCAACGGGCATATAATATGTCAAGAATTCGGGGAAAAAATACCGGACCTGAAATAAAATTTAGAAAATTGCTATGGTCTGCAGGGATCAAAGGCTATCGCATTCATTATAGTCTTCTAGGAAAACCCGATATCGTATTCATAAAAAAGAAAATTGTGATTTTTATTGATGGCTGTTTCTGGCATAAATGTCCGGTATGCTTTAAGGAGCCAGAAACTCGTACAGAATTCTGGATGAAAAAGATTCAATCAAATATTGATCGTGATAAAAAAATAAATGCGCAATTAGAAAAAGATGGATGGACTGTGATTAGAGTATGGGAGCATGAAATTAAAAAAAATTCTTCCGCAGTCATAAAGTCAATAAAAGAAAAAATGGAAGAATCACAATAA
- a CDS encoding transglutaminase domain-containing protein gives MFAIITSEIKSHVNTEINSFEESIKNIKDPQTKIREIANFTENGYYQTYNKKSSPFWSFSSVLGFQVFDDPSRFRIRATQLFANDPYFITYFKTGACGESAALFNFVANKSGFESRIVGTRAEDHVWDEVKINNRWVQVDPTIYYYYYADPTKYPSYGDLWFDNPQAYSKIGWIDGGYSSVFVFDTDEDLSTKYCNTSRLSVSCQNCDYIKIKPDTGRAFSIDQEMQNYEATFNLGRKNYTIFAGKTLIPFLLVKEKNATISLIANENVNISSFPEEIRLTIWSQLLFVLGFIALFLFALLFLIGMVIKIYTKWKRGQNGCDILKLKEI, from the coding sequence GTGTTCGCAATAATCACTTCAGAAATTAAATCTCATGTAAATACAGAAATTAATTCATTTGAAGAGAGTATTAAAAATATAAAGGATCCACAAACAAAAATCAGAGAAATCGCGAACTTTACAGAGAATGGATATTACCAAACTTACAATAAAAAATCGAGTCCTTTTTGGTCTTTTTCTTCAGTATTAGGATTTCAAGTCTTTGATGATCCTTCTAGATTCAGGATACGAGCCACCCAACTATTTGCGAACGATCCGTATTTCATTACTTATTTTAAAACCGGAGCCTGTGGCGAATCAGCTGCACTTTTCAACTTCGTCGCAAATAAGTCAGGTTTCGAATCCAGAATTGTTGGAACAAGGGCAGAAGATCATGTATGGGATGAAGTTAAAATCAATAACCGCTGGGTTCAGGTTGATCCAACAATTTATTATTATTACTATGCCGACCCGACGAAGTATCCCAGCTACGGGGATTTATGGTTTGATAATCCGCAAGCATATTCAAAAATTGGATGGATAGATGGAGGGTATTCCTCGGTCTTTGTTTTTGACACCGATGAAGATTTATCTACTAAATATTGCAACACGTCAAGATTATCTGTTTCATGTCAAAATTGCGATTATATAAAGATTAAACCTGATACTGGTCGAGCTTTTTCAATAGACCAGGAAATGCAAAATTATGAGGCTACTTTTAATTTAGGGAGAAAGAATTACACAATATTTGCCGGTAAGACACTCATACCATTTTTACTCGTGAAAGAAAAAAATGCCACGATTTCTCTCATCGCCAATGAAAACGTAAATATTTCCTCTTTTCCTGAAGAAATAAGACTAACCATTTGGTCTCAACTTTTATTTGTTTTAGGATTCATTGCTTTGTTCCTTTTCGCGCTATTATTCCTCATTGGAATGGTAATTAAAATTTATACGAAATGGAAGCGTGGGCAGAATGGCTGCGACATTTTAAAATTAAAAGAAATTTGA